One part of the Spirochaetota bacterium genome encodes these proteins:
- a CDS encoding Ig-like domain-containing protein, translating into MKRYSRIIITISIACSFALVLSCSDDSGSSHPYFPGDVTAPTSTVNPPSGATINNIQKIVLTFSESMDTGTLVLGGSMQSESDGGSWLNVTNENDTLTISPDTSWSEVVGATLTIDCDDLGGNSIDTISLSYDVDATASTITIVSPDNDSIIRTSQKIVITFSEIMDTGTLVLGGSMESEGDGGVWTDADSILTISPNPTWTDGSGRTLTIDCDDLVGNSVATISLTYNVDAAVPTVISVSPTSDLIILTSQTIVITFSESMDTGTLVLGGSMESEGDGGSWSNDTFDNDTLTISPGSEWTVGEGRTLTIVCRDLVGNQLSTLSLSYQVLDVEGIIYVSDANGDDGYPGSIAQPKKTIQAGIDEADALYSIAAVMVAKGTYSKDYYNDGAPVVTLIEGVSIYGGYSNDFTERDTDLHKTILEDTSAAGGISNIPNRAVYGDGSISNATVVDGFTINGGGGNHSSAVFNNNGASPTITNNRINGGVINNTSAIINNNGASPIITNNIIDGGSGNYSFGIRNFNSSSPVIYYNALITGGIGNTSHGINNTSSSPEILNNTIEGGDGVGGYSYGIYNQSSSSPTIRNNMIDGGNGSVLAFGIRNLSSSPTIQNNTIYGGNSTNSFGIENSSLSSPDIQNNTIDGGDGGTSIGINIESLASDHPSPRIENNIIFTSGGSNRRGINEQDADADPATLRNNDIFDCPTALYYDEHTTAVNDLDSTIVSTDEGSGTLGSWSNVSVDPEFADRAGGDLHLTASSPVSVTAGGLDLSGEFVTDKDGNNRTAPWSIGAYEYGATIYVSQSLGNDAYPGTMAQPKKTIQAGIDEAYTLYSIAAVVVAEGTYSKDYNDEGTPVVTLQEGVSIYGGYSNDFTERDIALYETIIEDTSISGGPEYNNPNRAVFGDAGISNGTVVDGFTIIGGSGDYTSAIFNDAGSSPTIRNNNITGGTGSIRSYGICNDYGNSSTVIQNNIIHGGEGGDISEGIANFGSTSTINDNTIDGGNGNESRGISMNFSSLMSIERNIIKGGDGSNYSKGVSISDSSSIILRNNVIEGGSIGNNSYGVDIGYNSTATMQNNTINAGSGSAMAYGIRIGSNTTPTIENNIILSSVSSNGYGIFEITPGSDPASLRNNNIFDCPTALYHDHDTALNMKGVDGGNFTENENGTGTALATPTGSGNISEDISDYLDAEYRFDDIIGPLHLSDFDFDTNGLDGDALGWGFGADRDGASRTGNGAIGWSIGAYEYD; encoded by the coding sequence ATGAAAAGATATAGTAGAATAATTATAACCATTTCCATTGCTTGTTCATTCGCTTTGGTTCTCAGTTGCAGTGATGACAGCGGGAGCAGTCATCCTTACTTCCCTGGGGATGTCACAGCTCCAACATCAACAGTAAATCCACCTAGTGGAGCGACAATAAACAATATACAAAAAATTGTCCTAACCTTTAGTGAGTCTATGGATACAGGCACACTCGTGCTTGGCGGATCGATGCAATCTGAGAGTGATGGTGGATCATGGCTGAATGTGACTAACGAAAACGATACACTAACAATTAGCCCGGATACAAGCTGGTCAGAGGTTGTCGGGGCAACCCTGACCATAGACTGTGACGATTTGGGCGGTAACAGCATAGACACAATTAGCTTATCCTATGACGTGGATGCGACTGCGTCTACAATTACAATTGTATCGCCGGATAATGATTCAATTATTAGGACTAGCCAAAAGATAGTGATAACCTTTAGTGAAATTATGGATACAGGCACACTCGTGCTTGGCGGATCAATGGAATCTGAGGGTGATGGCGGTGTGTGGACTGACGCTGATTCCATCTTAACAATAAGTCCAAATCCCACATGGACGGATGGGAGCGGAAGAACGTTGACAATAGATTGTGATGATCTTGTAGGGAACAGCGTTGCTACAATTAGCTTAACCTATAACGTTGATGCGGCTGTGCCAACAGTTATAAGTGTATCCCCAACTAGCGACTTAATTATTCTCACCAGTCAGACGATAGTGATTACCTTCAGTGAGTCTATGGACACAGGCACGCTCGTGCTTGGTGGATCAATGGAATCTGAGGGTGATGGCGGATCATGGTCAAACGATACCTTCGATAATGATACGCTTACTATAAGCCCAGGAAGTGAATGGACTGTAGGAGAAGGTAGAACTCTAACAATAGTTTGTCGAGACCTTGTCGGCAACCAGCTTTCTACCCTTAGCTTAAGCTATCAAGTGCTGGATGTGGAGGGTATAATCTATGTTAGTGATGCTAATGGAGACGACGGTTATCCCGGCAGCATTGCTCAACCCAAGAAGACCATACAGGCTGGCATTGATGAGGCAGACGCTCTGTACAGCATTGCCGCGGTTATGGTTGCGAAAGGCACCTATAGCAAAGATTACTATAACGATGGAGCGCCCGTTGTTACTTTGATAGAGGGAGTGTCAATATATGGAGGTTATTCCAATGACTTTACTGAAAGGGATACTGATCTTCATAAGACAATTCTGGAGGATACAAGCGCTGCCGGCGGTATATCTAATATCCCCAATAGAGCTGTATATGGAGATGGGAGCATATCTAATGCCACGGTAGTTGACGGATTTACCATAAATGGCGGGGGGGGAAATCACTCATCTGCTGTATTCAATAATAATGGCGCTTCGCCTACAATTACAAACAATAGAATAAATGGTGGAGTGATTAATAACACATCTGCCATAATAAATAATAATGGCGCTTCTCCAATTATTACAAACAATATAATAGATGGCGGAAGCGGTAATTATAGTTTTGGTATTAGAAATTTTAACTCTTCCTCGCCAGTTATATATTACAATGCTTTGATCACTGGTGGAATTGGAAATACATCTCACGGTATAAACAATACTTCCTCGTCACCAGAGATCTTGAACAACACAATCGAAGGTGGTGACGGCGTTGGTGGATATTCCTACGGTATATATAATCAATCATCCTCTTCGCCTACTATTCGGAACAATATGATTGACGGAGGGAACGGAAGTGTCCTTGCTTTCGGCATACGAAATCTATCATCATCACCAACGATACAGAATAATACAATATATGGCGGAAACTCAACCAATTCATTCGGCATTGAAAATTCCTCCCTATCTTCCCCTGATATACAAAATAATACCATAGATGGAGGAGATGGAGGTACTTCTATTGGCATCAATATTGAATCTTTAGCATCAGATCATCCTTCACCAAGGATTGAGAATAACATCATCTTTACATCAGGGGGGTCAAATAGACGTGGTATTAATGAGCAGGATGCAGATGCAGATCCCGCAACCCTTCGTAACAATGACATCTTCGATTGCCCAACTGCGCTCTATTATGATGAACATACAACTGCTGTGAATGATCTTGATAGTACTATAGTCTCTACTGATGAGGGAAGTGGGACATTGGGCTCCTGGAGTAATGTCAGTGTTGATCCAGAATTTGCAGACAGGGCAGGGGGTGACCTGCATTTAACCGCATCATCACCTGTTTCTGTGACAGCGGGAGGTTTAGATCTGTCTGGAGAGTTCGTCACTGACAAGGATGGAAATAATAGGACTGCCCCCTGGTCAATCGGCGCATACGAGTATGGGGCAACCATATATGTAAGTCAAAGCCTTGGCAATGATGCTTATCCAGGAACCATGGCTCAACCGAAAAAGACGATACAGGCGGGAATTGATGAAGCGTACACTCTATACAGCATTGCCGCGGTTGTGGTTGCGGAAGGTACCTATAGCAAAGATTACAACGATGAAGGAACGCCCGTTGTAACTCTGCAGGAGGGGGTGTCAATATATGGAGGTTATTCCAATGACTTTACTGAAAGGGATATTGCTCTTTATGAGACTATCATTGAGGATACTAGCATAAGCGGCGGTCCAGAATATAACAATCCTAACAGAGCAGTATTTGGAGATGCAGGCATATCGAATGGTACTGTTGTTGATGGTTTTACCATAATCGGTGGTAGCGGAGATTACACATCAGCCATATTCAATGATGCTGGTTCTTCACCAACTATTCGAAATAATAATATAACAGGAGGCACTGGCAGCATCCGTTCTTATGGTATTTGCAATGATTATGGCAATTCCTCAACAGTGATTCAAAATAATATAATACATGGCGGTGAAGGTGGAGACATTTCTGAGGGTATTGCTAATTTCGGATCCACGTCGACAATCAATGACAATACAATTGATGGCGGAAACGGGAACGAATCCAGGGGAATATCCATGAATTTCTCTTCATTAATGTCAATTGAGCGCAACATAATAAAGGGAGGGGATGGATCCAACTACTCTAAAGGTGTTTCAATTAGTGACTCATCCTCTATTATCTTACGGAATAATGTCATTGAAGGCGGCAGTATTGGGAATAATTCATATGGTGTTGATATCGGTTACAATAGCACAGCGACTATGCAGAACAATACAATAAATGCAGGCAGCGGAAGCGCAATGGCATATGGCATCCGTATTGGTTCCAATACTACACCGACGATAGAGAATAACATAATCCTATCATCCGTAAGTTCAAACGGATATGGAATATTTGAAATTACCCCCGGCTCTGATCCAGCCTCCCTACGCAACAACAATATTTTCGATTGTCCAACAGCGCTGTATCATGATCATGATACAGCATTGAATATGAAAGGTGTAGATGGCGGGAACTTTACAGAGAACGAGAATGGCACTGGCACGGCACTTGCAACACCTACAGGAAGCGGAAATATTTCAGAGGATATTTCGGATTACTTAGATGCTGAATACAGGTTTGATGATATTATTGGCCCACTTCATCTATCAGACTTTGATTTTGATACTAACGGTCTTGATGGAGACGCCCTTGGATGGGGTTTTGGTGCAGACAGAGACGGAGCAAGCAGGACAGGCAATGGTGCTATTGGATGGTCAATCGGCGCATACGAATATGACTGA
- the pabB gene encoding aminodeoxychorismate synthase component I — protein sequence MDVRNNYFFWLETDKIDDENYRSFYFNNPVKIIKLVNAERLEEFFSELETLTKKYYVVGFFSYELGYLLEEAFSDRVQSSFPYALFCAYEEPAIYDHKEERFISGNFEEPHINPEYEIANLQLSISEKEYIENIRTIKNYIRNGDIYQANYTIRYNFDFTGSPYSLYLDLKKKQRAAYNVFSRFDDYYLLSITPELFFHKLGNKIIVKPMKGTYTRGRNLYEDRVNSQFLRNDKKNMSENIMIVDLLRNDIGKISEHGSVKVNRLYEIEKYNTLFQMTSTIESILEKNISIYELIKSIFPSGSVTGAPKIRSMEIIDELEERDRKIYTGSIGFFEPSGNAMFNVAIRTILIHEDRGEMGIGGGIVYDSTPEDEFMECKLKSQFLLKDPEKDFSIIESILFDKRFRHLDLHLNRMKDSAEYFDYKFNEKEFLLGLNDISETLTDGRYKVRILLEKSGGMQINTSRVDNIERNYKISISEYHTESNNIFFFHKTTNRHIYERELIKARERGCFDVIFLNEKDEITEGSITNIYIKRDGIVFTPPIDCGLLNGTIRQHILKKDRIKEKIITLKELISADAVYISNSIIGFKRAMLCHDHNSRAIRS from the coding sequence ATGGATGTTAGAAATAATTACTTTTTCTGGCTAGAAACAGACAAGATTGATGATGAAAACTACCGTTCCTTCTATTTTAATAATCCGGTAAAAATTATTAAACTCGTTAATGCTGAAAGGCTGGAAGAATTTTTTTCTGAACTTGAGACTTTGACCAAGAAATACTATGTGGTGGGGTTTTTTAGTTATGAACTGGGATATCTATTAGAAGAAGCGTTTAGCGATAGGGTTCAGTCCTCCTTCCCTTATGCGCTCTTTTGCGCATATGAAGAGCCTGCAATCTATGATCATAAAGAAGAAAGATTTATCTCTGGCAATTTTGAAGAACCACATATCAATCCTGAATACGAGATCGCAAATCTTCAATTAAGCATCTCTGAAAAAGAGTATATTGAGAATATTAGAACAATTAAAAATTATATTCGTAATGGAGACATATACCAAGCGAATTATACAATCAGGTATAATTTTGATTTTACTGGTTCCCCATACAGCTTGTACCTAGACCTTAAAAAGAAGCAGAGGGCTGCGTACAATGTGTTTAGCAGATTTGATGATTATTATCTTCTCTCAATCACTCCCGAATTATTTTTTCACAAGCTAGGGAACAAGATCATAGTCAAACCAATGAAGGGAACCTATACTAGGGGGCGTAATCTTTATGAGGATAGGGTAAACAGTCAATTTTTGCGCAATGATAAAAAAAATATGAGCGAAAATATTATGATTGTTGATTTGCTTAGAAATGATATTGGGAAGATATCCGAACATGGCTCTGTCAAGGTTAATAGATTATATGAGATTGAAAAATATAACACACTATTTCAGATGACCTCAACTATAGAAAGCATCCTTGAAAAGAATATTTCAATATATGAATTAATAAAGAGTATTTTCCCTTCCGGCTCAGTTACAGGAGCCCCGAAGATCAGGAGCATGGAAATAATTGATGAGTTAGAGGAGCGAGATAGGAAAATCTATACTGGTTCTATTGGTTTTTTTGAACCATCGGGTAATGCAATGTTTAATGTGGCAATAAGAACAATTCTGATTCATGAAGACAGGGGAGAGATGGGAATTGGCGGTGGGATTGTCTACGATTCAACGCCTGAAGATGAATTTATGGAGTGTAAATTAAAGTCTCAATTTTTGTTAAAAGATCCTGAAAAGGATTTTTCCATAATTGAGTCAATCCTATTCGACAAGAGATTCAGGCATCTTGATCTGCACCTGAATAGGATGAAGGATTCTGCAGAATATTTTGATTACAAGTTTAATGAAAAAGAATTTCTACTAGGTTTGAATGATATATCTGAAACTCTAACAGATGGCAGATATAAAGTGAGGATTCTTCTCGAAAAATCCGGAGGGATGCAGATCAATACATCAAGGGTAGATAATATTGAAAGGAATTATAAAATTTCTATCTCAGAATATCACACTGAGAGTAATAATATATTTTTCTTTCATAAAACCACTAACAGACACATCTATGAAAGGGAGCTAATAAAAGCAAGAGAAAGGGGTTGCTTTGATGTGATTTTTCTAAATGAAAAAGATGAAATAACCGAAGGATCTATTACAAACATATATATTAAAAGAGATGGAATTGTGTTCACTCCACCAATAGATTGTGGATTATTAAATGGAACAATACGTCAGCATATTCTTAAAAAGGATCGTATAAAAGAAAAGATAATCACTCTTAAGGAATTAATAAGCGCGGATGCTGTCTATATCTCCAACTCAATTATTGGATTTAAGAGAGCGATGCTATGCCATGATCATAATAGCAGGGCTATTAGGTCTTAA
- a CDS encoding tetratricopeptide repeat protein has protein sequence MTHENDEGKARLLSEKGESYLNDGKHDLAIQSFAEALKIYSSLNDKQNQAVMLERLASVHLITNNSNKAIEYYKSLLLILKDLDNKQAYAMVMNNMGLIYARQKRLDEAIDCFQITLDFFKSKGDTKDVVDQLGNIGSALRDKGDYDEALEIYEEALAIIEEIGHKVGIADQYGNIAYIYGMKGDFPKALEWYKRSLILYEEMNEDRKSQLTRKNIEKLEKDIIK, from the coding sequence TTGACTCATGAAAATGATGAAGGGAAGGCAAGGCTATTAAGCGAAAAAGGTGAATCATACCTGAATGACGGCAAGCACGATCTTGCTATTCAATCCTTTGCTGAGGCTCTCAAGATATATTCATCGTTGAATGACAAGCAAAACCAGGCTGTGATGTTGGAACGACTTGCAAGCGTACATTTAATCACAAACAATTCCAATAAGGCAATCGAATATTATAAATCCCTACTTTTGATACTGAAGGATTTAGATAATAAACAAGCCTATGCTATGGTTATGAATAACATGGGATTGATATATGCTCGACAGAAAAGGCTTGATGAAGCTATTGATTGTTTTCAAATTACACTGGACTTCTTTAAATCAAAAGGAGATACAAAGGATGTAGTGGATCAGTTAGGCAACATTGGATCTGCCCTTAGAGATAAGGGAGACTATGACGAAGCCTTAGAGATATATGAGGAAGCGCTGGCAATTATTGAAGAGATAGGGCACAAAGTGGGAATCGCAGATCAATATGGCAACATTGCATATATTTATGGGATGAAAGGCGATTTCCCGAAAGCATTGGAATGGTATAAGAGATCATTGATCCTTTATGAGGAGATGAATGAAGATAGGAAGAGCCAGCTTACCAGAAAAAACATTGAGAAACTGGAAAAAGATATTATTAAATAG
- a CDS encoding sulfite exporter TauE/SafE family protein, with protein MFYADQWHLFDSGWFMSVTMILGSFIAGASSEGGGAVAFPVMTLIYNISPEVARNFSLAIQSIGMTTASYIILKRNIPIEKNYLILGSAGGFGGIIIGTLLIAPYVFPSYMKMLFFSFWLSFAFVLFYLNHIKKSKVVNSLPKLDRKEKYYLILTSTFGGILTSILGSGIDIVTFSYVTLRFRLSEKIATPTSVIIMATNSIMGFLIHLLIIRDFGIEEFNYWLVCIPVVVIGAPIGAYVINILKRLFIARFLYIILLVQFIFALIIIKPQKELLLFTVLIFIFGILFYTVFGKIIPISLIFKKISSIKNLYHKKDGFNTTTNNDKETTL; from the coding sequence ATGTTTTACGCTGACCAGTGGCATTTATTCGATTCTGGTTGGTTTATGTCAGTAACAATGATATTGGGTTCTTTTATCGCTGGAGCAAGCTCAGAGGGTGGCGGGGCAGTCGCTTTTCCTGTAATGACACTCATATATAACATATCACCTGAGGTGGCCAGAAATTTCAGTTTAGCAATTCAGAGTATTGGCATGACAACCGCCTCCTATATTATCTTAAAGAGAAATATTCCAATTGAGAAAAATTATCTAATTCTTGGAAGCGCTGGTGGATTTGGCGGTATTATAATCGGGACATTGCTAATTGCTCCCTACGTCTTCCCTTCTTATATGAAAATGCTTTTTTTCTCTTTTTGGTTGAGTTTCGCATTTGTTCTTTTTTATCTAAACCATATAAAAAAGAGCAAAGTAGTGAATAGCCTACCGAAATTGGATCGCAAAGAAAAATATTACTTAATCTTAACCAGCACCTTTGGAGGTATATTAACATCAATACTCGGTAGTGGTATTGATATTGTTACCTTCTCATATGTCACCCTGCGCTTCAGACTCTCGGAAAAGATAGCCACGCCTACAAGTGTTATTATAATGGCGACCAATTCCATTATGGGATTCCTAATTCATTTACTTATAATCAGAGATTTTGGGATAGAGGAGTTTAATTATTGGTTAGTATGCATTCCTGTGGTTGTTATTGGTGCGCCAATTGGAGCTTATGTTATCAACATATTAAAACGTTTGTTTATTGCACGATTCTTATATATAATTCTGTTAGTCCAATTTATTTTCGCCTTAATTATTATTAAACCTCAAAAAGAGCTGTTATTATTTACAGTATTAATATTTATTTTTGGAATACTCTTCTATACAGTTTTTGGAAAAATAATACCTATTTCACTCATCTTCAAAAAGATATCATCAATCAAAAACCTCTACCATAAAAAGGACGGCTTCAATACTACCACGAATAATGATAAAGAAACAACCTTATAA
- a CDS encoding Mut7-C RNAse domain-containing protein: protein MYRVVIRFYEELNDLISKEKRKSDIEFSFSGRRSIKDLIESFGVPHVEVDLILVNQASVDFSYIVRDGDRISVYPVFETFPIDGVTRLRASPLRNLRFVFDVHLRKLARRMRLLGFDVYYEDGIEDSELVRISYQEKRILLTRDRQLLMRRSVSRGLYIRNTDPNRQMLEIVNRLHLRSLCKPFTRCIECNGEIRDLLLDGDDFKERMHRIPEGVLLWCIEFSQCASCDRIYWKGSHYEKLRAIVDSIINAE, encoded by the coding sequence ATGTATAGGGTTGTTATTAGATTTTACGAAGAGTTAAACGATCTCATCTCGAAGGAGAAGAGAAAATCTGATATTGAGTTTTCTTTTTCTGGAAGACGGTCGATCAAGGACTTAATAGAATCATTTGGGGTTCCTCATGTTGAGGTTGATCTTATACTCGTGAATCAGGCATCAGTCGATTTCTCATACATCGTGAGGGATGGGGATAGAATAAGCGTGTATCCTGTATTCGAGACATTCCCAATTGATGGTGTTACTCGCCTTCGTGCATCGCCCTTGAGGAATTTGAGATTTGTTTTTGACGTACACTTGAGAAAGCTGGCAAGAAGGATGAGGCTTTTAGGGTTTGATGTCTACTATGAGGATGGCATAGAAGACTCTGAGCTTGTGCGAATATCATACCAGGAAAAAAGAATTCTGCTTACAAGGGACAGACAGCTATTGATGCGAAGGAGTGTTTCAAGGGGGCTTTATATCCGAAATACAGATCCTAATAGACAGATGCTTGAGATCGTAAATCGTCTTCATCTTAGGAGTCTGTGCAAACCTTTTACGAGGTGTATTGAGTGTAATGGAGAGATAAGGGATTTATTGCTTGATGGAGATGATTTCAAGGAGAGGATGCATAGGATTCCTGAGGGTGTCCTTCTCTGGTGTATAGAATTTAGTCAATGCGCATCCTGTGATAGGATATATTGGAAGGGCAGTCATTATGAGAAACTAAGAGCAATCGTAGATAGTATAATAAACGCTGAGTAG
- a CDS encoding DnaJ domain-containing protein, with translation MSMEICDCYKLLELPECAPNEEITSAFKRLAHKYHPDKNPDRVQWATRVMCDLNIAYTTILSQRFGDANVNGNKYYDDKETEKGFKETQKEEPEIEDDVKFEILTEQFVKIRESAKEALYRYFQYGLDNLVQREQISNRAQFNNVAFSLRKCYHTLMNLAKQTNDEEFIEHFDIFGRMIFNFYKSSECLNILDSYDNIIDVEAYRMYKNGDDALHYSHKEIFYDRHNRGYFKRDYATLLISEAEYYFINTLKIYPTSTWALETKIKLEYATSLKEYIDLFFSQ, from the coding sequence ATGTCAATGGAAATATGCGATTGTTATAAACTCCTTGAGCTTCCTGAATGCGCACCAAATGAAGAGATCACTAGCGCCTTTAAACGGCTTGCGCATAAGTATCATCCTGATAAAAATCCAGACAGGGTTCAATGGGCGACAAGAGTCATGTGTGACCTAAATATCGCCTATACAACAATTCTAAGCCAACGATTTGGGGACGCAAATGTAAATGGGAATAAATACTATGATGACAAAGAGACTGAGAAGGGTTTCAAGGAGACCCAAAAGGAAGAACCTGAAATTGAAGATGATGTCAAGTTTGAGATATTGACAGAGCAGTTTGTAAAAATAAGAGAATCGGCCAAAGAAGCTCTATATCGATATTTTCAATATGGTCTTGACAATCTGGTTCAGCGGGAACAGATATCTAACAGGGCGCAGTTTAATAATGTCGCTTTCTCTCTAAGGAAATGTTATCATACTTTAATGAATCTCGCAAAGCAAACTAATGATGAGGAATTTATTGAACACTTTGATATATTTGGCAGAATGATATTCAATTTCTATAAATCCTCAGAATGTCTGAATATTCTGGACTCCTATGATAACATCATTGATGTAGAAGCATACAGGATGTATAAAAATGGAGATGATGCTCTCCATTACTCCCACAAAGAAATTTTTTATGATAGACATAATCGCGGTTACTTCAAAAGGGATTATGCAACCCTGTTGATTTCAGAAGCTGAATATTATTTTATAAACACACTAAAAATATATCCCACCTCAACTTGGGCTTTGGAGACGAAAATCAAACTTGAATATGCGACATCATTGAAAGAATACATAGATTTATTTTTTTCTCAATGA
- a CDS encoding histidine phosphatase family protein has protein sequence MSTSIILIRHGETKWNRDKIFRGLYDIPLNDNGRHQARLTAEAMRSYAIDAAYTSPLTRAVETAEIVLRPHEIDALSHNGLLDMDYGKWTGKEADEVAQEWSEEYATWNLQSHIARPPGGTTIQEVFHRAFDAMEEICNQHNGMRVALFSHRVITKLLIIGALGLSLERFPFIIQGNCCINEIEYTSNGFTIRAINNTSHLRKEGVDLLHDDF, from the coding sequence TTGTCGACTTCAATAATTCTTATTCGACATGGCGAGACTAAATGGAACCGCGACAAGATCTTTAGGGGTTTGTACGATATACCTTTGAATGATAATGGTCGTCATCAAGCGAGACTAACAGCCGAAGCGATGAGGTCATATGCAATTGATGCCGCTTACACTAGCCCACTTACCCGAGCTGTTGAAACCGCAGAAATTGTACTTAGGCCACATGAGATTGATGCATTATCTCATAATGGTTTACTTGATATGGATTATGGGAAATGGACGGGTAAAGAAGCTGATGAGGTGGCACAAGAGTGGTCTGAAGAATATGCCACATGGAACCTCCAGTCGCATATTGCTCGACCTCCGGGTGGAACCACTATACAAGAAGTATTCCATAGGGCCTTTGACGCAATGGAAGAGATATGCAATCAACATAATGGGATGAGAGTGGCTCTATTCTCTCATCGTGTAATTACCAAATTACTAATTATTGGGGCTTTGGGTCTTAGTCTTGAAAGATTCCCTTTTATAATTCAAGGGAATTGCTGTATTAATGAAATCGAATATACCTCAAATGGCTTTACCATAAGGGCTATCAACAATACCTCCCATCTAAGAAAGGAAGGGGTTGATCTGTTGCATGATGATTTTTGA